One stretch of Brachyhypopomus gauderio isolate BG-103 chromosome 10, BGAUD_0.2, whole genome shotgun sequence DNA includes these proteins:
- the purg gene encoding purine-rich element-binding protein gamma has translation MADGNNTRGMERGRGRITSDSSPRGAYPQQFVLSGTQGADIQELASKRVDIQKKRFYLDVKQSTRGRFLKIAEVWIGRGRHDNIRKSKLTLSMSMAPDLRYCLGDFIDYYAHIGLRGCQAPRPEEQSNGQGRPLERRARTQDPHAPPHAPPHAPPLSPTGSAASEEQAHRVLKSELIERDNRKYYLDLKENQRGRFLRIRQTVSRGQGTMGYYGQGIEQTIVLPAQGLIEFRDALSQLIDDYGEDGTDERSRATRNHDQSPELPEAASFRVDNKRFYFDVGSNRYGVFLKISEVRQPYRNTITVPLKAWARFGENFMRYEEEMRRIFTCHKEKRTETQADSEEQED, from the coding sequence ATGGCCGATGGTAATAATACaagggggatggagagaggcagaggaaggATTACATCAGATTCCTCTCCGAGAGGCGCGTATCCACAGCAGTTTGTCCTCTCCGGCACTCAGGGCGCAGATATTCAAGAGCTCGCCTCGAAGCGCGTCGACATCCAGAAAAAGCGCTTCTACCTGGACGTGAAGCAGAGCACCAGGGGTCGGTTCCTCAAGATCGCCGAGGTGTGGATCGGGAGGGGGAGGCACGACAACATCAGGAAGAGCAAACTAACGCTGTCCATGTCCATGGCCCCCGACCTGAGGTACTGCCTGGGAGACTTTATCGATTATTACGCGCACATCGGCCTCCGAGGTTGCCAAGCGCCGCGGCCGGAGGAGCAGAGCAACGGACAAGGCCGCCCGCTCGAGAGGCGCGCGAGGACGCAGGACCCGCACGCGCCCCCGCACGCGCCTCCGCACGCGCCTCCTCTGTCTCCCACCGGCTCCGCAGCGTCGGAGGAGCAAGCGCACCGAGTTCTGAAGAGCGAACTGATCGAGCGAGACAACCGAAAATATTATTTGGATCTGAAGGAGAACCAACGAGGCAGGTTTTTGCGCATAAGGCAGACTGTCAGCAGAGGGCAGGGGACTATGGGCTATTACGGTCAGGGCATTGAGCAGACCATAGTGTTACCGGCTCAAGGTCTCATTGAGTTCAGAGACGCTCTGTCCCAGCTGATAGACGACTACGGCGAGGATGGCACCGACGAGAGGAGCAGAGCCACTCGGAACCACGACCAGTCACCCGAGCTTCCCGAGGCCGCGTCGTTCCGCGTTGACAATAAGCGGTTTTATTTCGACGTCGGTTCTAACAGGTATGGCGTGTTTCTCAAAATTAGCGAGGTGCGGCAGCCCTACAGAAACACCATCACTGTCCCGCTCAAAGCCTGGGCCAGGTTCGGGGAGAACTTCATGAGATATGAGGAAGAAATGCGGCGTATTTTCACCTGTCACAAAGAGAAGAGGACAGAGACGCAAGCAGACAGTGAGGAGCAGGAGGATTGA